The following coding sequences are from one Methanosarcina sp. WWM596 window:
- a CDS encoding carboxymuconolactone decarboxylase family protein, whose amino-acid sequence MKEHKDLEHKELLESMSEKLGFTPHILEILGELDSESLHKYNRCNKKLLSDGALPAKVKILIALAVVASKQCERCTVVQMQSALKNGATKEEIMEVMDVIFITSGAPAVAACRDALKLLK is encoded by the coding sequence ATGAAAGAACACAAAGATCTGGAACACAAAGAGTTACTGGAAAGTATGAGTGAAAAGCTGGGTTTTACCCCGCATATTCTGGAAATCCTTGGCGAACTTGATAGCGAATCTCTGCATAAGTATAACAGGTGCAATAAGAAATTACTATCAGACGGAGCCCTGCCTGCAAAGGTCAAGATTCTGATAGCTCTTGCAGTCGTTGCATCCAAGCAGTGCGAAAGGTGTACTGTTGTACAGATGCAGAGTGCCCTTAAGAATGGCGCCACCAAAGAGGAAATAATGGAAGTTATGGATGTCATATTCATAACCTCAGGCGCACCTGCCGTAGCAGCCTGCAGGGACGCACTGAAATTGCTCAAATAA
- a CDS encoding CGGC domain-containing protein — protein sequence MTKKTKSIKIAVVRCDIVSEACPGVGCFKAFNERKSHFEEYDEEAQIIAFFTCGGCSGRRVYRLINALKKYDLDVVHLSSCMLMGDSYPKCPHIDTIRKTIQDAGIKVVEGTHH from the coding sequence TTGACTAAAAAAACAAAATCCATAAAAATAGCGGTAGTTCGCTGTGACATCGTCTCGGAAGCCTGCCCCGGCGTGGGCTGCTTCAAAGCCTTCAATGAGAGGAAGTCCCACTTTGAGGAATACGATGAAGAAGCGCAGATAATTGCCTTCTTTACATGTGGGGGTTGCTCGGGTAGGAGGGTTTACCGTCTGATAAATGCTCTGAAAAAGTATGATCTTGACGTCGTGCACCTCAGTTCCTGCATGCTTATGGGGGATAGTTATCCGAAATGTCCCCATATAGATACCATCAGAAAGACGATTCAGGATGCGGGTATAAAAGTGGTGGAAGGGACACACCACTGA
- a CDS encoding BatA domain-containing protein: MPFQTPLALAALLSVIPLIIIYMLRPKPAVLSIPSLMFVLKLERERKKVYASLTKIVRDPLFLIQLLMLILLSIGAAGYYYTSNEPLSGEHTVIILDTSASMQVESRFEDAAGIADGYVSKKNSIILASSTPLLVLEGGSASAAGEIFNKVKPGAGTADLSAAITTGMRLLSNEGGRIIVISDFTNWDGDDPVVSKNLAESYGIGVNFVKVGKPADNIGIINGWIEAGAGEYGYTGVVKNYKGESQIVKIEAGRGTSGNASKSFTLAVPAGGTNQFTLANLGPGITTISLNVKDDLSVDDKAYISIPDTSGQQVLYVTDNGKLPSKTALSLLPNSDLKIQKSVPSSLDNYSLVVLAQKETPIANGSVDRIENYVRNGGNVVFIASEALSPEKTEVGLVKLLPVKPIGVEEAENGLEVEETLQNSITKDIQTEEISVRKYMNATERTGSTTLVATENGIPVLSYWQVGKGTIFYMGLSDELGDGAWNNFHNLPEYPVFWIKLVEWLGGIGEISEYNLETGTLTSLSKTVEIRTPSKTLTANRLLFDEVGIYEISGKKIAVNLYDDRESNTTVDASELISRAVAEDETRLVRADTYTAENDITNYLIGVLFLLLLLEILIVRGRGEL; this comes from the coding sequence ATGCCGTTTCAAACCCCCCTTGCTCTTGCTGCTCTCCTGAGTGTCATCCCACTTATAATCATTTACATGCTCCGCCCAAAACCAGCGGTTCTTTCGATTCCTTCCTTAATGTTTGTCCTCAAGCTTGAGAGGGAACGAAAAAAAGTTTATGCTTCACTCACGAAAATCGTGAGAGACCCTCTTTTCCTGATTCAGCTCCTTATGCTGATCCTTCTCTCCATTGGAGCTGCAGGCTATTATTACACCTCAAATGAGCCTCTTAGCGGAGAGCATACCGTAATTATCCTTGATACTTCGGCAAGCATGCAGGTCGAGTCTCGTTTTGAAGACGCGGCTGGAATTGCCGACGGCTATGTGAGCAAGAAAAACAGCATAATCCTTGCTTCCAGCACCCCCCTGCTGGTTCTTGAAGGCGGAAGCGCATCTGCTGCCGGGGAAATATTCAATAAGGTTAAGCCCGGAGCCGGCACTGCCGACCTTTCTGCAGCTATTACTACAGGTATGCGCCTCCTTTCAAACGAAGGGGGAAGAATAATTGTTATCTCCGACTTTACAAACTGGGATGGGGATGACCCTGTAGTTTCCAAGAACCTGGCTGAATCCTACGGGATTGGGGTCAATTTCGTAAAAGTGGGAAAACCTGCAGACAACATAGGAATCATTAATGGCTGGATTGAAGCAGGGGCTGGAGAATACGGCTACACAGGTGTGGTCAAAAACTACAAAGGTGAAAGCCAAATTGTGAAAATAGAAGCAGGAAGAGGGACTTCGGGAAATGCTTCAAAGTCTTTTACCCTGGCTGTTCCTGCAGGCGGCACAAACCAGTTCACACTTGCAAACCTAGGGCCCGGAATTACTACAATCAGTCTCAATGTTAAAGATGACCTGTCTGTTGACGATAAGGCTTACATCTCCATTCCGGATACCTCCGGGCAGCAGGTCCTCTACGTCACGGATAATGGAAAGCTGCCTTCAAAAACAGCACTTTCCCTACTTCCCAATAGCGACCTTAAAATTCAGAAATCGGTACCTTCTTCCCTTGATAATTACTCCCTTGTTGTGCTTGCTCAGAAAGAAACCCCAATTGCCAACGGCTCGGTGGACAGAATCGAAAATTATGTGCGGAACGGAGGGAATGTGGTTTTCATTGCAAGCGAAGCTCTTTCTCCTGAGAAAACCGAGGTTGGCCTTGTTAAGCTCCTGCCTGTAAAACCTATCGGAGTTGAAGAAGCCGAAAACGGGCTTGAGGTTGAAGAAACTCTTCAGAACAGCATTACAAAGGACATACAAACCGAAGAGATCTCGGTCCGCAAATACATGAACGCAACTGAAAGGACAGGTTCTACAACCCTCGTAGCCACGGAAAATGGCATTCCTGTGCTGAGTTACTGGCAGGTAGGTAAAGGAACCATCTTTTACATGGGGCTTTCCGACGAGCTCGGGGACGGAGCCTGGAACAATTTCCATAACCTGCCTGAGTATCCGGTGTTCTGGATTAAGCTGGTTGAATGGCTCGGGGGCATAGGGGAAATTTCAGAATACAACCTTGAAACCGGCACCTTGACCTCTCTTTCAAAGACCGTGGAAATCCGCACACCTTCAAAGACCCTTACCGCAAACCGTTTGCTCTTTGACGAAGTGGGAATCTACGAAATTTCGGGCAAGAAGATTGCAGTCAACCTCTACGATGACCGGGAATCAAATACTACAGTAGACGCCTCGGAACTTATCAGCCGGGCAGTTGCAGAAGATGAGACCAGGCTTGTCCGGGCTGACACTTATACTGCAGAAAACGATATTACCAATTACCTTATAGGAGTCCTGTTCCTGCTTCTGTTGCTTGAAATCCTGATCGTCCGCGGGAGGGGTGAACTGTGA
- a CDS encoding ATP-binding protein has product MVKRTIIKIDEEKCTGCGKCVAPCAEGAIQIINGKAKVVSEELCDGMGFCIGVCPEGALSIEEMYTVEFNREKAESQPKKQDLSIRCFECGAGEDTHYLLPLRHNMESLWVCTRCLPKLIHG; this is encoded by the coding sequence ATGGTAAAACGAACAATTATAAAAATTGACGAGGAAAAATGCACAGGCTGCGGGAAATGTGTCGCACCCTGCGCTGAAGGCGCTATTCAAATCATTAACGGGAAAGCAAAAGTAGTATCCGAAGAACTTTGCGACGGCATGGGCTTCTGTATCGGGGTCTGTCCCGAAGGTGCCCTCTCTATTGAAGAAATGTACACAGTTGAATTTAACAGGGAAAAAGCTGAATCCCAGCCGAAAAAGCAAGATCTCTCAATCCGCTGCTTCGAATGCGGAGCCGGAGAAGACACCCACTACCTCCTCCCCCTCAGACACAACATGGAAAGCCTCTGGGTCTGCACTCGCTGCCTTCCCAAGTTGATCCACGGTTAA
- the pheA gene encoding prephenate dehydratase, whose protein sequence is MPSKLIITIPPINLQMIIGVMGPEGSYSERAAKLWTLGNNKDAEFRYFADIEDAFLAVVKGKADISVIPVENSIEGSVGVTLDLLLENEAVIIGEIVVKIEHCLLSKGGPEKIKVILSHPQGLAQCRHFLKRHFPEAELRSTGSTSHAARLAGEFEEMAAIASPEAAERYGLKTLLSNIQDRRENYTRFIVVRAGKNISQTMGVEGVEGESNSITGQNSEHGFYAEPETRREKVSPSACKTSLIVYLEKDRPGALYELLGAFAKRGINLTKIESRPSKKELGDYYFYIDFEGHTSDALIKDALEDIKSKAGTKLKANTLKVLGSYSTFKNSG, encoded by the coding sequence ATGCCATCAAAACTTATTATTACCATCCCCCCAATTAACCTTCAGATGATCATAGGTGTAATGGGGCCGGAAGGCTCGTATTCGGAGAGGGCTGCAAAGCTCTGGACTCTGGGTAATAACAAGGATGCAGAGTTTCGGTATTTTGCAGATATAGAGGATGCCTTTCTGGCTGTAGTTAAAGGAAAAGCAGACATATCCGTAATCCCAGTAGAAAACTCTATAGAAGGTTCTGTAGGAGTTACCCTTGACCTCCTCCTTGAAAACGAGGCTGTTATAATTGGAGAAATTGTCGTCAAAATCGAGCACTGCCTGCTTTCTAAAGGCGGGCCTGAGAAGATAAAGGTCATCCTCTCCCACCCTCAGGGGCTTGCCCAGTGCAGGCATTTCCTGAAAAGACATTTTCCTGAAGCGGAACTCCGAAGCACGGGCAGCACTTCTCATGCGGCCCGGCTGGCAGGGGAGTTTGAGGAAATGGCAGCAATAGCGTCTCCTGAGGCTGCAGAGCGTTACGGGCTGAAAACCCTGCTTTCAAATATCCAGGACAGAAGGGAAAACTACACCCGTTTTATTGTTGTCCGGGCCGGAAAAAATATTTCCCAGACCATGGGCGTCGAAGGCGTTGAAGGGGAATCGAACTCGATAACCGGCCAGAATTCAGAGCATGGGTTCTATGCTGAACCCGAAACCAGGAGAGAAAAAGTCAGCCCTTCGGCCTGCAAAACATCTCTTATCGTATACCTGGAAAAAGACCGGCCAGGGGCATTATACGAACTTCTGGGAGCTTTTGCAAAAAGAGGCATTAACCTTACAAAAATCGAGTCAAGACCTTCCAAAAAGGAACTCGGAGACTATTACTTCTACATCGACTTTGAAGGGCATACAAGCGATGCACTTATAAAAGATGCCTTAGAAGATATAAAATCAAAAGCCGGTACAAAATTAAAAGCCAATACTTTAAAAGTACTGGGCTCCTATTCAACTTTTAAGAATTCCGGATAA
- a CDS encoding NAD(P)/FAD-dependent oxidoreductase: MKDNLPAKGAIVQRDRETYAIAPHIPGGVVDPDTLIKIAEVAKKYSAAALKMTSAQRIAIVGLKEEDLDNVWADLGIEPGAAIGLCVRSVKMCPGTTFCKQAKQDSLGLGLKLDEKYHGMPMPSKLKMGVSGCPNSCAEPAIKDIGIMGTAKGYNLMVGGSAAASPRLADVVAKALSEDEVLDAVDRIITFYKNSGTKKRLGKFIEDTGLDEFKKQVGL; this comes from the coding sequence ATGAAAGACAATTTACCTGCAAAAGGCGCAATCGTTCAGAGGGACCGTGAGACATATGCAATAGCCCCCCACATTCCGGGAGGAGTTGTAGATCCGGACACTCTCATAAAAATCGCTGAAGTTGCAAAAAAGTATAGTGCAGCTGCCCTGAAGATGACCTCTGCTCAGAGAATTGCAATCGTAGGCCTTAAAGAAGAAGACCTTGACAATGTCTGGGCTGACCTTGGCATAGAGCCTGGAGCAGCAATAGGGCTTTGCGTAAGAAGTGTTAAGATGTGCCCGGGAACAACTTTTTGCAAGCAAGCTAAACAGGACTCACTGGGTCTGGGCCTCAAACTGGATGAAAAATATCACGGGATGCCCATGCCTTCCAAACTGAAAATGGGAGTTAGTGGCTGCCCGAATTCATGTGCTGAGCCTGCTATCAAGGATATAGGGATAATGGGTACAGCAAAAGGATATAATCTTATGGTTGGAGGCTCTGCCGCTGCATCTCCCAGGCTTGCGGATGTCGTGGCAAAGGCACTTTCTGAAGATGAGGTTCTCGATGCCGTGGACAGAATCATAACATTCTACAAAAATTCCGGTACAAAAAAGAGGCTCGGTAAATTCATTGAGGATACTGGTCTTGATGAATTCAAAAAACAGGTTGGACTCTAA
- a CDS encoding TrmB family transcriptional regulator — protein sequence MQNERLLQDIGLNAYEAAAYLSLLKLGVSEASAIYRDSEVPYGKIYTVLESLVGKGFVEVQVSRPKKFRAVDPELSLDIIFERRKAEVEREMAVLKGFIEEAKQALNAVPNQKRKDEIFWTTAITESEIKKFAVSIYGEVKKSICILPPVFGIPIVFYLLPEITKAIDKGVRIRLMVSPRFRALTSMLSNQEGETLEKLKKGLDVRVVQNFNSCFGIIDDNVVVLFQPHPTDRDRVLSVVKIRDIGLAKNLKEEFEILWNAGEKLNFQEKLE from the coding sequence ATGCAAAATGAAAGGCTCCTCCAGGACATCGGCCTCAATGCCTATGAAGCAGCTGCTTATCTTTCTTTGTTGAAACTGGGCGTTTCCGAAGCAAGTGCTATCTACAGGGATTCGGAGGTGCCCTATGGGAAAATCTACACTGTTCTTGAGTCCCTGGTTGGAAAAGGATTTGTGGAAGTTCAGGTTTCAAGGCCCAAAAAGTTCAGGGCGGTCGACCCCGAGCTTTCTCTGGATATTATTTTTGAGAGGAGAAAAGCCGAAGTCGAAAGGGAAATGGCGGTTTTAAAAGGCTTCATTGAAGAGGCAAAGCAGGCCCTGAACGCTGTTCCTAACCAGAAACGAAAGGATGAGATCTTCTGGACAACCGCTATCACCGAATCAGAAATTAAAAAATTTGCTGTTTCTATTTATGGAGAAGTAAAAAAATCGATCTGTATCCTTCCTCCTGTTTTCGGAATACCCATTGTTTTCTACCTGCTTCCGGAAATAACAAAGGCTATTGACAAGGGAGTCCGGATCAGATTGATGGTTTCTCCACGTTTCAGGGCTCTTACCTCCATGCTTTCCAATCAGGAGGGAGAAACTCTTGAAAAACTTAAAAAAGGCCTTGATGTCAGGGTGGTCCAGAATTTCAACTCCTGTTTCGGGATTATCGACGACAACGTAGTCGTCCTTTTCCAGCCTCATCCAACGGACAGGGACAGGGTTCTTTCGGTCGTAAAAATTCGGGACATCGGGCTTGCAAAAAATCTCAAAGAGGAATTTGAAATTCTGTGGAACGCGGGAGAGAAGCTCAACTTTCAAGAAAAACTGGAATAA
- a CDS encoding DUF58 domain-containing protein, giving the protein MTRTKQKIETDFFRQLDRFTFSVRKRVSTVYAGNRPSTRSGHGIDTIGFREYDSSDALKVIDWKAYARTEKLYVRQFEEEKTLTTHILLDASKSMDYPEKGTSKFEYSAMLAAGFAYMVTKYNDRFAISTFTDEIFINKPRRGRKNLMRAIDRLSELELSGGTSISEAVMKYSREIKSRSLVILISDFMQDPEAIDTALYRLSDHDLIVIQVLDPTEIKLPLQGNSKLVDLETGEDIRTYISEKFKERYTQKLDDHTARIKKTCMKVGAEFYTFTTDTPIFYAFHHTIRRRRR; this is encoded by the coding sequence ATGACTCGCACAAAACAAAAAATCGAAACGGATTTTTTCAGGCAGCTTGACCGCTTTACCTTTTCGGTCCGGAAAAGGGTATCGACGGTCTATGCCGGAAATCGTCCATCAACCCGAAGCGGACACGGAATCGATACTATCGGGTTCAGGGAGTATGACTCAAGCGACGCTTTGAAAGTTATAGACTGGAAGGCTTATGCGAGGACTGAAAAGCTTTATGTTCGGCAGTTTGAGGAAGAAAAAACTCTTACAACTCATATCCTTCTGGACGCCAGCAAAAGTATGGACTACCCTGAAAAGGGGACCTCGAAGTTCGAGTATTCTGCCATGCTTGCTGCAGGTTTTGCTTACATGGTAACCAAATATAATGACAGGTTTGCCATATCCACTTTTACGGACGAAATTTTCATCAATAAACCCCGCAGGGGCAGAAAAAACCTTATGCGGGCAATCGACCGACTTAGCGAGCTTGAACTGTCTGGCGGGACTTCTATTAGTGAAGCTGTTATGAAGTACAGCCGGGAGATCAAGTCCAGATCCCTTGTAATCCTGATTTCGGACTTCATGCAGGATCCGGAGGCAATAGATACAGCTCTGTACCGGCTCTCCGATCACGACCTTATAGTTATACAGGTGCTTGATCCCACAGAAATAAAACTTCCTCTTCAGGGAAACAGCAAGCTTGTAGACCTTGAAACAGGTGAAGATATAAGGACATATATAAGTGAAAAGTTCAAGGAACGCTATACCCAGAAACTGGACGACCACACTGCAAGGATTAAAAAAACCTGTATGAAGGTCGGAGCCGAGTTCTATACCTTTACAACCGACACTCCTATCTTTTATGCTTTCCATCATACGATCAGGAGAAGGAGACGCTAA
- a CDS encoding cupin domain-containing protein yields MKVVEMKSSPEKPNPHKVSVRMLYDTEHAQAVHIELKPGEALKKHITPVDVFFYILEGKGVVEIGDEQEEVSRDMLIESPAKVPHRLLNPGDGIFRVLVVKVPRPTESTRLL; encoded by the coding sequence ATGAAAGTTGTTGAGATGAAATCCTCACCGGAAAAGCCGAACCCTCATAAAGTGAGCGTACGAATGCTCTATGATACGGAACATGCCCAGGCAGTGCACATCGAACTCAAGCCAGGGGAAGCCTTAAAAAAACACATCACGCCTGTGGACGTCTTTTTTTACATTCTCGAAGGAAAAGGCGTCGTTGAAATCGGGGACGAACAGGAAGAAGTCAGCAGGGACATGCTGATCGAAAGCCCTGCAAAGGTCCCTCACCGCCTTCTGAACCCCGGAGATGGCATTTTCAGGGTGCTTGTTGTAAAAGTTCCGAGGCCGACTGAATCTACCCGTTTGCTGTAA
- a CDS encoding hemerythrin domain-containing protein: MKPTDDLKEEHKAVKLMLRILDGMCTDIEYRRNVKLEHLEGLLEFMKIFVDKCHHTKEEVYLFPEMEKAGIPAKELIDSLIKEHKQGREHVSRIEEAVSKKVWDKEELTILEDARAYIQLLTLHTEKEENDLFPLADVCLAPEVQKELLESFEVVENEEIGAGKHEEFHRQLHHLKEIYLIPEDKESKK; encoded by the coding sequence ATGAAACCAACCGATGACCTGAAAGAAGAACACAAGGCTGTCAAACTCATGCTGAGAATTCTTGACGGCATGTGCACGGATATAGAGTATAGAAGAAACGTTAAACTGGAGCATCTTGAGGGACTCTTAGAATTCATGAAAATATTCGTGGATAAGTGCCATCACACAAAAGAAGAGGTTTACCTTTTCCCTGAAATGGAAAAGGCTGGAATTCCAGCAAAAGAGTTAATCGACTCCCTTATAAAGGAACATAAACAGGGAAGAGAGCATGTCAGCAGAATAGAAGAGGCAGTTTCAAAAAAAGTATGGGATAAAGAAGAATTGACAATTCTTGAGGACGCAAGGGCATATATTCAACTTTTAACCCTGCATACAGAAAAAGAGGAAAATGACCTTTTCCCTCTGGCTGATGTCTGCCTTGCACCGGAAGTGCAGAAGGAGTTACTTGAATCCTTCGAGGTTGTAGAAAATGAAGAGATAGGTGCAGGCAAACATGAAGAGTTCCACAGACAGCTTCACCATCTGAAAGAAATATACTTGATACCCGAAGATAAGGAATCTAAAAAATGA
- a CDS encoding MoxR family ATPase produces MSENNIDPGEAGTTYQNAGRIFKSFFEEIGNVIVGQNRVVEQIIISILCEGHALVESNPGLGKTLMISTIAKAMNLKFSRIQCTPDLMPSDITGTNMIEEKDNKKEFRFEPGPVFANIVLADEINRASPKTQSALLEAMQEKQVTVGNDTFLLERPFFILATQNPIEMEGTYPLPEAQLDRFLLKILVDYPSFEEEMEIINRYTKSEVPKITRGLDKSTLLDLQNLTRQVPISEELKQRVLSIVSMTRKDKEHIEYGASPRASIGMILAAKARALIQGRNFVGKEDIDYMAYPVLRHRLILTFEAERSGMTPDEAIEEILKKIK; encoded by the coding sequence ATGAGTGAGAATAATATCGATCCAGGGGAGGCCGGCACGACCTACCAGAACGCAGGCAGGATTTTTAAAAGTTTCTTTGAAGAGATAGGAAATGTCATAGTGGGTCAGAACAGGGTAGTGGAACAGATCATAATCTCAATTCTCTGTGAAGGACATGCCCTCGTTGAAAGCAATCCCGGGCTTGGAAAAACCCTGATGATCTCCACGATCGCAAAGGCAATGAACCTGAAATTCAGCAGAATTCAGTGTACTCCTGACCTGATGCCTTCTGACATTACAGGGACCAATATGATTGAGGAGAAAGATAATAAAAAAGAATTCAGGTTTGAACCCGGGCCTGTCTTTGCAAACATCGTGCTTGCAGACGAGATCAACCGTGCTTCCCCTAAAACCCAGTCAGCCCTGCTCGAAGCCATGCAGGAAAAACAGGTTACAGTCGGAAATGATACCTTTCTTCTTGAACGCCCCTTTTTTATTCTTGCCACCCAGAACCCCATAGAAATGGAGGGCACATACCCCCTACCCGAAGCCCAGCTAGACCGCTTCCTTTTAAAGATCCTTGTAGACTATCCCTCCTTTGAAGAGGAAATGGAGATCATAAACCGTTATACGAAATCCGAAGTCCCGAAGATCACCAGAGGCCTGGACAAGTCCACACTTCTCGATTTACAGAATCTTACCCGGCAGGTTCCTATCTCCGAAGAACTCAAGCAGCGCGTCCTTTCTATTGTGTCAATGACTCGCAAAGACAAAGAGCACATAGAGTATGGGGCTTCTCCCCGCGCATCCATTGGCATGATCCTTGCAGCAAAGGCAAGAGCCCTGATACAGGGTAGAAACTTCGTGGGCAAAGAGGATATTGATTACATGGCTTACCCGGTTCTCCGCCACAGGCTGATTCTGACCTTCGAAGCCGAAAGAAGCGGGATGACCCCGGATGAAGCCATAGAGGAAATTTTAAAGAAGATTAAATGA